TATCTAGAATATCTTGTACAGTAGTAACGGTTTTCTTACCTTCTTGGTTCGTTGTAGTAGAGACAACAACTGGAATATCAATATTCGTCCATTTGTTTACGAGTCCACCCATTACGAACAGCCCAAGGATTGAGGCACCTTCTGTTAGTTTCTGGATAACACCACCGGCCATATCAGAAACAACGTCAGTCCCTTTGCGATAACCATAGAAAACACCCCAATAACGGAAGCCAAGACGAACAGCGTTAAAGAGTACGAAGAATAGAAGTGGTCCAAAGATACTACCAGTTGATGCGAATGAAGCACCAAGCGCGGCAAATACTGGACGAATCGTTCCCCAGAAAATCGGGTCCCCAACACCGGCAAGTGGTCCCATGAGACCTACTTTAATACCATTGATGGCTGCTTGATCGATTGGTGCGCCATTTGCTTTTTGTTCCTCCATCGCAGCGGTTACCCCTAAAATTGGAGCTCCCATATAAGGATGTGTATTGAAAAATTCAAGATGGCGTTTAATTGCTTCTGTGCGTTCTTCGCCTTCATATAAGCGATTGATGATTGGGACAACGGTAAAACAGAATCCCAAAGCTTGCATACGTTCAAAGTTCCATGAACCTTGGAATAGGTTGGAACGAATAAATACAGACATTAAATCACGTTTTGTTAGCTTTTTTTCGCCAACGGTTACTTTTGCTGTTTCGCTACTCATAATTTGGTTACCTCCCTTTTTTAGTCGTCTAGGTCGTCATCCAGATCGTTCGCTGGTTTAGACCCACCGCCACCTGCAGCGCCATACTGGGCAAGTGCTTCTTTTAGATAATATTTAGGGCTCAATTGGATGTAGACAATAGCTGCTACAAGTCCAAGAACACCAAGTGCTACTAAGTTGAACGTGGTGAAGGCTGCGACTACGAAACCTAGGAAGAAGAAAGGCATTAAGTATTTCGCTTGCATCATGTTAATTACCATCGCATAACCGACAACAACGATAAAGCCACCGGATACGTTTAGACCGTTAACAAGCCAATCTGGTATTGCGTTTAGCATGTCAGTTACGACACTTGTACCCATCGATAGGGCAACGATTAAGACTGGAATTGCAATCCGCATCGCCTGCAGGAGCAAGGCCGTGACGTGAAGCATATCTATTCCCCTCAGATTTCCTGATTCCGCCATTTTATCAGCTGAATGTTGGAAACCAACTGTAATTGTACGAACTAGAATCGTTAAAACTTGACCAGCAGCAGCTAGTGGAATCGCAAGTGAGATACCAACGCTGATGTCTTGTCCCCCTGAAATAACTAAGATTGTAGAAATTAATGATGCCAAGGCTGTATCAGGTGCAACGGCTGCCCCAATGTTCATCCAACCAAGCGCGATCATTTCTAGTGAACCACCAATAATGATACCGGTTGTCATGTCTCCAAGTACAAGACCTGTAAGCGTACAAGCAATCAACGGACGGTGAGTTTG
The sequence above is drawn from the Listeria weihenstephanensis genome and encodes:
- a CDS encoding PTS mannose transporter subunit IID — its product is MSSETAKVTVGEKKLTKRDLMSVFIRSNLFQGSWNFERMQALGFCFTVVPIINRLYEGEERTEAIKRHLEFFNTHPYMGAPILGVTAAMEEQKANGAPIDQAAINGIKVGLMGPLAGVGDPIFWGTIRPVFAALGASFASTGSIFGPLLFFVLFNAVRLGFRYWGVFYGYRKGTDVVSDMAGGVIQKLTEGASILGLFVMGGLVNKWTNIDIPVVVSTTTNQEGKKTVTTVQDILDSLMPGILALGLTFACMWLLKKKINALWIIFMLFGLGIVGYVLGIFAVPGS
- a CDS encoding PTS mannose/fructose/sorbose transporter subunit IIC, whose product is MEPIQIILVFLVACVCGMGSILDEWQTHRPLIACTLTGLVLGDMTTGIIIGGSLEMIALGWMNIGAAVAPDTALASLISTILVISGGQDISVGISLAIPLAAAGQVLTILVRTITVGFQHSADKMAESGNLRGIDMLHVTALLLQAMRIAIPVLIVALSMGTSVVTDMLNAIPDWLVNGLNVSGGFIVVVGYAMVINMMQAKYLMPFFFLGFVVAAFTTFNLVALGVLGLVAAIVYIQLSPKYYLKEALAQYGAAGGGGSKPANDLDDDLDD